The segment AATTTATCAAAAACTTTATCCTAAAGCTGTTGCTTTAGTTATTGATCCACTATTATATAGTAAAACAAAAGAAATTATGGATATAAAATTTAAAATATTTAGAATTGGAAAAAATGATAGAGTAATTACTGTACCTACTACTATTGGAATAAGAAAGTCAAAACTTTTAGAAAGTACTATATATGCAATGAATACGCTTGATTTAAGACATATAATAGACATAGATTCTAATCAAAATGCTTTAAAAATAGATAAAAATTATAAAAAAGATAATGATAATATAGATAAATATTTTATAAAAGAAATTAATAATATAGAATATTTTCCTAATTCTTTTAAAAATTATATTTTATCAAAAATTTTTTCAAAAATAAATTTTGAGAAGATAGATAGAAAATATATGTTTTTATTAATTACATCTTTAAGTATAGCTTTAATAATAACATTTATAATAATTATTATTAAAAGTTTTATTATAAGTATTCCATAAATAAAGTGAGGAAAAATGCCTAAAAAAATAGTTATTAAGCCTATTGAAGAAGAAGGAAAGGAAGAAGTTAAAGAGGTAAAAGAAGAGGAAAAAGAAGTAAAAGAGGAGGAGGCAATAATAGTTAAAGAAATTAAAGAAGAAATAAAAGAAGGGGCAGAGTTAGATGAAATAGATAAAGCATATAAAGAAATAGAAAATAAAATTAATGAAATTAAGCTTAGAGATCATGTATTTCAAAAACTTGTTAGAGATGAAGAAATACATCCGAAAGTTATTAAAAAGATTCTTTTAAAATGGAATGATTTAAAGAGTCAAGTTTTAGAAGATGCAAAAAGAATTAGGGAAAAATTAATTGTTACAAAAAGTTTGATTGAAGATGAATTTTCAAAAACTGAAGAAGATCTTTATTTAGCTACTATTGAAGTAAATACTATGGAATTAAAATCTAAAGAGAAGGGAGAAGTTAAAAAAGTTGGAAAAATAGA is part of the Nitrososphaerota archaeon genome and harbors:
- a CDS encoding Mov34/MPN/PAD-1 family protein translates to MKARIYPLALGKILRHSLTNLEREVIGLLIGKLQGQVLEIWDAVTGEQYGKQGFVELNEEIQAEIAEKLQKERKGLTIVGWYHSHPGLGLFLSGTDISTQKIYQKLYPKAVALVIDPLLYSKTKEIMDIKFKIFRIGKNDRVITVPTTIGIRKSKLLESTIYAMNTLDLRHIIDIDSNQNALKIDKNYKKDNDNIDKYFIKEINNIEYFPNSFKNYILSKIFSKINFEKIDRKYMFLLITSLSIALIITFIIIIIKSFIISIP